The following DNA comes from Thermodesulfobacteriota bacterium.
AATACAGCGCCAGATTATTTTCCCCCGCAGTCAGATCCCCTATTCTTCCGAAACCAAAAACACCGTTCCCGGAATTGAAAAGATATGGCTGACCATTGATACCGGAAAATTCGAGACATGGTTTATGCCGCCGCTAAATATCGATCCGATAAAACCATCGCCGGCAGTCATTTTTGCTCACGGCAATGCGGAGTTAATCGACTTTTGTCCGCAAGAACTCCAGGGTTTTACCCGTATCGGTATCGGGGTGCTTCTTATTGAATATCCCGGTTACGGTCGGTCTGATGGTTCTCCTTCGCAAAAAACCATTTCCCATGCGTTTAATGCAGCATACGACTATCTTGTTTCCAGAAAGGAGGTAGATCCAAAGAGAATCATTCTTTTTGGACGCTCTGTGGGTGGCGGGGCGGCCTGTGCTCTTGCCGCAAACAAACCTGCTGCCGCACTGATACTTCAATCTACATTTACATCTGTCAAAGCACTGGCATCAAGGTTTCTTGCCCCTGGTTTTTTGGTGCGTGATCCTTTTGATAACCTGTCGGTTGTCAGCACCTACCCCGGTCCTGTTCTCATTATACATGGCAAATACGACGACATTATTCCGTTTTCACATGGCAAGGCCCTATATAAAAAAGCCGTCAACGGTAAAATGATAATCTATGATTGCGGTCATAATGATTGCCCACCAAACCAGGAAGTATTCC
Coding sequences within:
- a CDS encoding alpha/beta hydrolase yields the protein MQIFIKIATWVFLFYFFYCCFLFIIQRQIIFPRSQIPYSSETKNTVPGIEKIWLTIDTGKFETWFMPPLNIDPIKPSPAVIFAHGNAELIDFCPQELQGFTRIGIGVLLIEYPGYGRSDGSPSQKTISHAFNAAYDYLVSRKEVDPKRIILFGRSVGGGAACALAANKPAAALILQSTFTSVKALASRFLAPGFLVRDPFDNLSVVSTYPGPVLIIHGKYDDIIPFSHGKALYKKAVNGKMIIYDCGHNDCPPNQEVFRKDIETFLHNAKIIRN